From the Gramella sp. Hel_I_59 genome, one window contains:
- a CDS encoding HAEPLYID family protein: protein MNNKLLMIIAVMLPAIVTAQITNTAKDTIYIEEVQQKKEPAKVLHAEPLYVDLIRDLGARKGEAEWNLGIGITDNFDFDSYEALIEYEWAPVDRLGLEIELPFTFYSPLDGNRDVTAPSNSLNSLKVAAQWSFFVNEPMATSMALGYINEFEFSDFGNFGKPLIKGNVYNPFLVVAKRWGNNFHSLIYTGPAIDQQYSDNSFHTTYETHTSFHYMISGTRNFIGVEFNKYFEKDDFDMTIRPQMRVGIADDLMIGIVAGIPISRENERFSSFLRLIWETGN, encoded by the coding sequence ATGAATAATAAATTATTAATGATTATAGCCGTCATGTTACCGGCTATAGTCACTGCTCAAATAACTAACACTGCCAAAGACACAATTTATATTGAAGAGGTTCAGCAAAAAAAGGAACCAGCAAAAGTACTGCATGCAGAGCCACTTTATGTAGATCTTATTAGAGATCTAGGTGCCAGGAAAGGCGAAGCCGAATGGAACCTTGGAATTGGGATCACAGATAATTTCGATTTCGATTCTTACGAAGCATTAATAGAATATGAGTGGGCACCAGTGGACCGTCTTGGACTTGAGATTGAACTTCCTTTCACTTTTTACTCTCCCTTAGATGGAAATAGGGATGTAACTGCCCCGTCTAATAGTTTGAATAGTCTTAAAGTTGCTGCGCAGTGGTCTTTCTTTGTGAATGAACCTATGGCAACTTCTATGGCCTTGGGTTACATCAATGAATTCGAGTTTTCCGATTTCGGAAATTTTGGAAAACCGTTGATCAAGGGAAACGTTTATAATCCATTTCTGGTTGTGGCCAAAAGATGGGGCAATAACTTTCATTCTCTCATCTACACAGGGCCTGCCATCGACCAGCAATACAGCGACAACTCCTTTCATACTACTTATGAAACGCATACCAGTTTTCATTATATGATATCTGGGACTAGAAATTTCATTGGTGTCGAATTCAACAAATACTTTGAAAAAGATGATTTTGATATGACCATTCGACCACAGATGCGGGTGGGAATTGCAGATGATCTAATGATTGGTATTGTTGCAGGTATCCCTATAAGCAGGGAAAATGAACGTTTCAGTTCATTCCTAAGGCTAATCTGGGAAACAGGTAACTAG
- the ileS gene encoding isoleucine--tRNA ligase, which yields MSAKFPEYKGLDLPKVAEEILNYWEENDIFEKSISSREGKESYIFFEGPPSANGLPGIHHVMARSIKDIFCRYKTQKGFQVKRKAGWDTHGLPIELGVEKELGITKEDIGTKISVEKYNEACKNAVMRYTDVWNDLTKKMGYWVDMTDPYITYKSKYMETVWWLLSEIYKKDLIYKGYTIQPYSPKAGTGLSSHELNQPGTYQDVTDTTVTAMFKIIDSSAAPVGAGLEGAFLIAWTTTPWTLPSNTALTVGPKIQYVSVKTYNQYTFEPITIIVAKDLAEKQFDKKFTKVSSQEELQAYSEGDKKIPYLIGEGFTGKDLVEIKYEQLLDYAQPNDHPENAFRVISGDFVTTEDGTGIVHTSPTFGADDALVAKQASPEVPPLLVKDDNGNLVPLVDLQGKFRPELGEFAGKYVKNEYYDDGQAPEKSVDVELAIKLKEDNRAFKVEKYVHSYPNCWRTDKPILYYPLDSWFIKVTEFKDRMHELNQSINWKPKSTGEGRFGNWLANANDWNLSRSRYWGIPLPIWRTDDGKDVKVIGSVAQLKEEMAKAVDAGVLEKDIFSDFVAGDMSEENYEKVDLHKNVVDTITLVSDSGKPMKREADLIDVWFDSGSMPYSQWHYPFENKEKVENEWRKADFIAEGVDQTRGWFYTLHAIATMIFDDVAYKNVVSNGLVLDKNGQKMSKRLGNAADPFETLAVYGPDATRWYMISNANPWDNLKFDIEGIGEVQRKFFGTLYNTYSFFTLYANIDGFSYAEADVDLAKRPEIDRWILSELHTLIEKVDRFYAEYEPTKATRAISEFVQENLSNWFVRLSRRRFWKGDYEQDKISAYQTLYTCMETVAKLGAPVAPFFMDRLFKDLNNVSGKDTSESIHIAEFPVYQPEFVDKSLEHKMEKAQTISSLVLSLRKKEMIKVRQPLQRVMIPVLDDAQKHEIEAVADLIKSEVNVKEIELIDDASGLLVKQVKPNFRVLGPRFGKDIKLIVNAVNNFSAEDIAKIEREGEIELNINEKMVNLSLAEVEISSQDIEGWLVASSGNLTVALDVSISEELKREGVARELVNRIQNLRKDSGFEVTDTIDVTLQKDGMIEDAVNDNITYIKTETLTANLEFAEVVEEGADVEFDDVTTKMFIKKH from the coding sequence ATGAGTGCAAAATTCCCTGAATATAAAGGTCTTGACCTGCCTAAAGTGGCTGAAGAAATTCTTAATTATTGGGAAGAGAATGATATCTTCGAAAAGAGTATAAGTTCTCGCGAAGGCAAGGAATCTTACATCTTTTTCGAAGGACCTCCATCTGCAAACGGACTTCCAGGAATTCATCATGTGATGGCCCGTTCTATCAAAGATATTTTCTGTCGTTACAAAACTCAAAAAGGATTTCAGGTTAAACGTAAAGCAGGTTGGGATACTCATGGTCTTCCTATCGAACTTGGCGTGGAAAAAGAACTTGGAATTACCAAGGAAGATATTGGAACTAAAATAAGCGTAGAGAAGTATAATGAGGCATGTAAAAATGCCGTGATGCGTTATACCGATGTCTGGAACGATCTTACCAAAAAGATGGGTTACTGGGTGGATATGACAGATCCATATATCACTTACAAGTCCAAATACATGGAAACTGTATGGTGGTTGCTTTCAGAAATATATAAGAAAGATCTTATTTACAAGGGTTATACCATTCAGCCATATTCTCCTAAGGCAGGAACTGGTTTGAGTTCTCATGAGCTTAATCAGCCAGGAACTTACCAGGATGTGACCGATACTACGGTAACGGCGATGTTTAAGATCATAGACTCCTCTGCTGCACCAGTTGGCGCTGGTCTGGAAGGAGCTTTTCTGATCGCATGGACTACCACTCCCTGGACTTTACCATCGAACACTGCACTTACTGTTGGACCTAAGATCCAGTATGTAAGCGTAAAAACATATAATCAATATACGTTTGAGCCAATCACCATTATCGTAGCAAAAGATCTGGCTGAAAAACAATTCGATAAAAAATTTACCAAAGTTTCTTCGCAAGAAGAGCTTCAGGCTTATTCTGAAGGTGACAAGAAGATCCCGTATTTAATAGGCGAAGGTTTTACTGGAAAAGACCTTGTTGAAATAAAATACGAGCAACTACTTGATTATGCTCAACCAAACGATCATCCTGAGAATGCTTTCAGAGTAATTTCAGGAGATTTCGTAACTACTGAAGATGGTACGGGGATCGTACATACTTCGCCAACCTTTGGTGCAGATGATGCATTGGTAGCGAAACAGGCTTCTCCAGAAGTACCACCACTTCTTGTAAAGGATGATAATGGCAACCTGGTACCATTGGTGGACCTTCAGGGGAAATTCAGACCAGAGTTGGGTGAATTTGCCGGGAAGTATGTAAAAAATGAATATTATGATGATGGGCAGGCACCAGAGAAGTCTGTAGATGTAGAGCTGGCTATCAAACTTAAAGAAGATAACCGCGCTTTTAAAGTTGAAAAATATGTTCACAGCTACCCAAATTGCTGGAGAACAGATAAGCCAATTTTATACTACCCGCTGGACTCCTGGTTTATTAAAGTAACCGAGTTCAAAGACAGAATGCATGAGCTTAACCAGAGCATCAACTGGAAACCAAAGTCTACTGGTGAAGGAAGGTTTGGAAACTGGCTGGCCAATGCAAATGACTGGAACCTTAGCCGTAGCCGCTATTGGGGAATTCCATTACCTATCTGGAGAACCGATGATGGCAAGGATGTGAAGGTAATTGGATCTGTAGCGCAATTAAAGGAGGAGATGGCGAAAGCTGTTGATGCCGGAGTGCTGGAAAAAGATATATTTTCAGATTTTGTAGCTGGTGACATGAGTGAAGAGAACTACGAGAAAGTAGATCTTCATAAGAATGTAGTGGATACGATCACGCTGGTTTCAGATTCAGGAAAACCTATGAAACGAGAAGCAGACCTTATCGATGTTTGGTTTGATTCTGGTTCCATGCCTTACTCTCAATGGCATTATCCATTCGAGAATAAGGAAAAAGTGGAAAATGAATGGCGTAAGGCAGATTTTATTGCTGAAGGGGTGGACCAGACACGTGGATGGTTCTATACGCTGCATGCGATCGCAACCATGATCTTTGATGATGTTGCCTATAAGAACGTTGTTTCTAACGGACTCGTACTGGACAAGAACGGGCAGAAAATGTCCAAGCGTCTTGGAAATGCAGCAGATCCATTTGAAACCCTGGCAGTTTACGGTCCGGATGCTACGAGATGGTATATGATCTCTAATGCAAATCCATGGGATAATTTAAAATTTGATATTGAAGGAATTGGCGAAGTTCAGCGTAAATTCTTCGGAACCTTATATAACACCTATTCGTTCTTTACACTGTACGCAAACATAGACGGTTTTTCTTATGCTGAAGCAGATGTAGACCTTGCTAAAAGACCTGAAATAGATCGCTGGATCCTTTCAGAACTGCATACACTTATTGAAAAGGTGGACAGGTTCTATGCTGAATATGAGCCAACAAAAGCAACTCGTGCTATTTCAGAATTTGTTCAGGAGAACCTTAGTAACTGGTTCGTGCGTTTAAGCAGAAGACGTTTCTGGAAAGGTGATTACGAGCAGGATAAGATTTCAGCTTATCAGACATTATATACCTGTATGGAGACTGTGGCAAAGCTGGGAGCACCGGTAGCGCCATTCTTTATGGACAGACTATTCAAAGATCTAAATAATGTCTCAGGAAAGGATACTTCAGAATCTATACATATTGCTGAGTTCCCGGTTTATCAACCAGAATTTGTTGATAAATCCCTGGAGCACAAAATGGAAAAAGCACAAACGATCTCTTCACTCGTACTTTCACTACGGAAGAAGGAAATGATCAAAGTGCGTCAACCTTTGCAAAGGGTAATGATTCCGGTACTTGATGATGCACAAAAGCATGAAATTGAGGCGGTTGCAGACCTGATAAAGTCGGAGGTAAATGTTAAGGAGATCGAGCTTATAGATGATGCTTCCGGACTACTTGTAAAGCAGGTAAAACCTAACTTTAGAGTTCTTGGCCCAAGATTTGGTAAGGATATCAAGCTGATTGTCAATGCAGTAAATAATTTTTCCGCAGAAGACATCGCAAAGATCGAGAGAGAAGGAGAGATCGAGTTAAACATTAACGAAAAAATGGTTAATTTGTCACTCGCTGAGGTAGAAATTAGCTCTCAGGATATAGAAGGATGGTTAGTAGCCAGCAGTGGTAATCTAACTGTGGCACTGGATGTTAGTATCAGTGAGGAGTTGAAAAGGGAAGGTGTTGCCAGGGAACTGGTAAACAGGATCCAGAACCTCCGAAAAGATTCAGGCTTTGAAGTGACTGATACAATAGATGTTACCCTACAGAAGGACGGCATGATCGAGGATGCTGTGAACGATAATATAACCTATATTAAAACGGAAACATTAACTGCAAACCTCGAATTTGCAGAGGTGGTGGAGGAAGGTGCAGATGTAGAATTTGATGACGTCACCACTAAAATGTTCATTAAAAAACATTAA
- a CDS encoding TraR/DksA C4-type zinc finger protein, translated as MSTDVKERYSDADLAEFKALIRSKIEKAQEQLSNYQSAYKNDGNNGTDDTSPTFKAFEEGSETMSKEANSQLAIRQEKFIRDLKNALNRIENKTYGICRVTGKLIAKERLLLVPHATLSIEAKNLQR; from the coding sequence ATGTCTACAGACGTAAAAGAACGCTACAGCGATGCAGATCTAGCCGAGTTTAAGGCTTTGATCAGATCAAAGATCGAGAAAGCACAGGAGCAGTTGTCTAATTATCAATCTGCTTATAAGAATGATGGAAATAATGGGACAGATGATACCTCCCCAACATTCAAAGCTTTTGAGGAAGGAAGTGAAACTATGAGCAAGGAAGCGAACTCTCAGCTGGCTATTCGCCAGGAAAAGTTTATCCGTGATCTCAAGAATGCACTTAACAGGATCGAAAATAAGACCTATGGTATTTGCAGAGTAACTGGAAAGCTGATCGCTAAAGAAAGATTGCTTTTAGTACCACATGCAACCTTAAGCATTGAAGCAAAAAATCTACAGCGCTAA
- a CDS encoding lipoprotein signal peptidase, translated as MSLKKAGIIIFLILLVDQISKIYIKTHFALGEEIEVFDWFSILFVENEGMAWGTKIPGEYGKLALTLFRLAAIVGIGYWLWDAVRKNGSRVLIVSIALIFAGAFGNIIDSVFYGIIFDDSYGHVASFLPEAGGYSSIFYGKVVDMLYFPLWKGYLPGWVPFWGGEYFTFFEPVFNIADSAISVGVALLLIFNKKAFPKEEE; from the coding sequence ATGTCGCTTAAAAAAGCCGGAATCATCATTTTCCTGATCTTATTAGTAGATCAGATCTCCAAAATATATATCAAAACACATTTTGCACTGGGTGAAGAGATCGAGGTTTTCGACTGGTTTAGTATTCTTTTCGTTGAGAACGAAGGTATGGCCTGGGGAACCAAGATTCCGGGGGAATATGGAAAGCTTGCTCTTACCCTTTTCAGATTGGCTGCTATAGTTGGAATTGGGTACTGGTTATGGGATGCAGTTAGAAAGAATGGATCTAGAGTATTGATCGTTTCCATCGCGCTTATCTTTGCCGGAGCCTTTGGAAATATCATCGATTCTGTTTTCTACGGAATCATCTTTGACGATAGCTACGGTCATGTAGCAAGTTTTTTACCTGAAGCCGGTGGCTACAGCTCAATTTTCTACGGGAAGGTGGTAGACATGCTTTATTTCCCTCTGTGGAAAGGTTATTTACCTGGTTGGGTCCCATTCTGGGGTGGAGAGTACTTCACATTCTTTGAACCCGTATTTAATATAGCAGATTCAGCAATCAGTGTTGGTGTAGCTTTACTATTGATATTCAACAAGAAAGCATTTCCGAAGGAAGAAGAATAA
- a CDS encoding response regulator — MGQKVELACIIDDDKIYVNLVKKIIEIKKLSENLLIYKNGKEALDYFKNSMSSVTHEDLLPDIIFLDLNMPVMDGWEFLNEFLKIKNNLNKKITLYVVSSSIDPRDLERVKSFNMVTDYLIKPIELKKFEKIFDKTAA; from the coding sequence ATGGGGCAGAAAGTAGAACTAGCGTGTATCATCGATGATGATAAGATATACGTGAACTTGGTTAAAAAGATCATAGAGATCAAAAAATTATCAGAGAATCTTCTTATCTACAAGAATGGGAAGGAAGCACTGGACTATTTCAAGAATTCCATGTCTTCAGTGACCCATGAAGATTTGCTGCCAGATATTATATTCCTGGATCTTAATATGCCTGTAATGGATGGCTGGGAGTTTTTAAATGAATTTCTGAAAATTAAGAACAACCTGAATAAAAAGATCACTCTTTATGTGGTTAGCTCTTCGATAGACCCTCGGGATCTGGAGAGAGTGAAATCATTCAATATGGTTACGGATTATCTAATTAAACCTATTGAACTTAAGAAGTTCGAAAAGATCTTCGATAAAACTGCTGCCTGA
- a CDS encoding PAS domain-containing sensor histidine kinase codes for MLSDLQLNSILQDFDIAYWKINLFSKEISWSDHFSNLVGDPEIEEDRFEFFINHILHPDYRYDFRIHFEKLIADDETFKFEIKLKLGNGKYRWFECKNLKSKDNSFRETAVLLFVNIHQTKRDQYTIEENFFYYRETAEMTSTGGWYVDTINKNIYWDDVTKKILDCPRDFQPAYEKRESFYAEEHHNRMKSAFDKCENFGIPFKLELKMISFQNREYWVRLTGKPVYDDDQQVIGIRGVLQNIDENKNNELNLQNSLDIIASQNSRLFNFAHIVSHHLRSHSSNLSLIVELLREAKTDRDKLDLLANVDDVAGNLDSAISRLNNIVSVQSSLKKERVKIKFEEALEIVLASISSLINRENAKIVAEFQDLKEISYIPEYLESILLNLITNAIRYKQPGRKPVIFIQTYVENEKEFLEISDNGMGIDLDEYGDKMFGMYRTFHHTSQEAKGIGLFITKNQVEALGGAISVSSTLDIGTTFKIKF; via the coding sequence ATGCTTAGCGACCTTCAGTTAAACAGCATACTTCAGGATTTCGATATCGCCTATTGGAAGATCAATCTATTTTCCAAGGAGATTAGCTGGTCAGATCATTTCAGCAATCTTGTGGGTGATCCTGAGATAGAAGAGGATCGTTTTGAATTCTTTATCAATCATATTCTACATCCCGATTATCGTTACGATTTCAGAATCCATTTTGAAAAACTTATCGCTGATGACGAAACTTTCAAATTTGAGATCAAGCTGAAACTTGGGAATGGAAAGTATCGATGGTTTGAATGTAAGAATCTAAAAAGCAAGGATAACTCCTTCAGGGAAACAGCGGTACTCCTATTTGTAAATATCCACCAGACCAAGCGGGACCAGTACACGATCGAAGAAAATTTCTTCTACTATCGCGAGACTGCAGAAATGACTTCTACCGGAGGCTGGTATGTAGATACGATCAATAAGAATATTTACTGGGATGATGTTACTAAGAAAATTCTCGATTGCCCCCGGGATTTTCAACCTGCTTATGAAAAGCGGGAAAGCTTCTATGCTGAAGAACATCATAACAGAATGAAATCTGCCTTTGATAAATGTGAGAACTTCGGGATACCTTTTAAACTGGAATTGAAGATGATTTCCTTTCAGAATAGGGAATACTGGGTGCGACTGACAGGAAAACCGGTATATGATGACGATCAGCAGGTGATTGGAATAAGAGGAGTTTTACAGAACATCGATGAAAACAAAAACAATGAACTAAATCTTCAGAATTCCCTGGACATCATCGCTTCTCAAAATTCCCGACTTTTCAACTTTGCACACATCGTTTCCCATCACTTAAGATCTCATAGTAGCAATTTAAGTCTTATCGTGGAATTATTACGAGAGGCCAAAACAGATAGAGATAAACTGGATCTACTGGCCAATGTTGATGATGTTGCTGGTAATTTGGATTCGGCGATTTCAAGACTTAATAATATTGTTAGTGTTCAAAGTTCGCTAAAGAAAGAAAGGGTCAAAATCAAATTTGAAGAAGCTCTGGAAATCGTTCTGGCATCGATATCATCTCTCATTAATCGGGAAAATGCAAAAATCGTCGCTGAGTTTCAGGATTTGAAAGAAATTAGCTATATACCTGAGTATCTTGAAAGTATTTTATTAAATTTAATCACAAATGCGATCAGATATAAACAACCTGGTCGTAAACCGGTCATTTTTATCCAGACATATGTTGAGAACGAAAAAGAATTTCTCGAGATAAGTGACAATGGAATGGGGATCGATCTCGACGAATATGGTGACAAAATGTTTGGAATGTACCGAACCTTTCATCATACCAGTCAGGAAGCAAAAGGTATTGGTTTATTCATTACCAAAAACCAGGTGGAAGCTCTAGGGGGAGCCATATCTGTTAGTAGTACCCTAGATATAGGGACTACGTTTAAAATAAAATTCTAG
- a CDS encoding 5-formyltetrahydrofolate cyclo-ligase yields the protein MKKSEIRKKFKLLRSQLAQEDIESMSIDIANKCLELSIWDARYFHIFLSIAEQKEVNTEYLLHVLQEKDKEIIVPKSDFETGEMINYLLTDQTRIIKNQWNIPEPVDGIKIAAQQLDAVFIPLLALDKSGHRVGYGKGFYDRFLSRCKKDIIKIGVSFYGPVDEISDVYTSDIPLDYCVTPNRIYDFRKK from the coding sequence ATGAAGAAGTCTGAAATCAGGAAGAAATTTAAGCTTTTACGCAGTCAGCTTGCTCAGGAAGATATCGAAAGCATGAGCATAGATATTGCGAATAAATGTCTTGAACTAAGCATCTGGGATGCACGTTACTTCCATATTTTCCTGAGCATTGCTGAACAAAAAGAAGTAAATACAGAGTATTTGCTACATGTATTACAGGAAAAAGACAAAGAGATCATCGTCCCCAAATCTGACTTTGAAACTGGTGAAATGATCAATTACTTACTAACCGATCAAACCAGGATCATAAAGAATCAATGGAATATTCCTGAACCGGTAGACGGAATCAAAATTGCTGCACAACAGCTCGACGCTGTCTTTATTCCTCTTCTGGCATTAGATAAAAGCGGACACAGAGTTGGGTACGGAAAAGGTTTCTACGATCGCTTTTTAAGCCGCTGCAAGAAAGATATTATTAAAATTGGAGTTTCATTCTATGGACCCGTAGATGAGATCAGTGATGTATACACCAGTGATATTCCACTGGACTATTGCGTTACACCAAACAGGATCTACGATTTCAGGAAAAAATAA
- a CDS encoding succinylglutamate desuccinylase/aspartoacylase family protein → MPRIDKNNVLEILGEKVLPGKRATINFNMAKLYTTTSVEVPVIIERSKKPGPVVLLTAGIHGDEINGVEIVRQIISKGINKPKVGTVICIPIVNIFGFLNMAREFPDGRDLNRVFPGTKNGSLASRFAYQFVKKILPIADFCLDFHTGGAARFNAPQIRVKKGDVQSIKYAKIFNAPFTIHSKTITKSYRETCSKLGIPVLLFEGGKSLDSNKDVAKVGVDGAMRILSHLEMLNDKFEYPEVKRDTVLIENSSWLRAKYSGLLHVKIPCGKHVEKGEYIATITDPYGKFSHKIKSNSEGYVININESPIVYQGDAIFHISMQSKVLFDEEV, encoded by the coding sequence ATGCCGCGAATAGACAAGAACAATGTTCTTGAGATCCTGGGAGAAAAAGTACTACCGGGTAAAAGAGCGACCATAAATTTTAATATGGCCAAACTGTACACTACCACTTCTGTGGAGGTGCCGGTCATTATTGAACGTTCCAAAAAACCTGGTCCAGTTGTTCTTCTAACTGCTGGAATTCATGGTGACGAGATCAATGGAGTTGAGATCGTACGGCAGATCATTTCAAAAGGTATTAACAAACCTAAAGTAGGTACCGTGATTTGTATCCCGATCGTCAACATCTTCGGATTTTTGAATATGGCCCGTGAATTTCCCGATGGGCGTGATCTTAATCGAGTCTTCCCGGGAACGAAAAATGGTTCGCTGGCGAGTAGATTCGCGTATCAATTCGTAAAAAAAATACTACCGATAGCAGATTTTTGCCTGGACTTCCATACCGGAGGTGCTGCCAGGTTCAATGCACCTCAAATACGAGTTAAAAAAGGCGATGTTCAAAGTATTAAATATGCGAAGATCTTCAACGCGCCTTTTACTATACATTCTAAAACGATCACAAAATCCTACCGGGAAACCTGTTCTAAATTAGGCATTCCCGTTTTGCTTTTTGAAGGTGGAAAATCATTGGATTCCAATAAAGATGTAGCGAAAGTAGGTGTAGATGGTGCCATGAGAATTTTGAGTCACCTCGAAATGCTGAATGATAAATTTGAATATCCAGAAGTAAAAAGAGATACTGTTCTTATCGAGAATAGTTCCTGGTTACGAGCAAAGTACAGTGGTCTTCTACACGTCAAGATCCCCTGTGGCAAACATGTTGAAAAAGGTGAATATATAGCTACCATAACCGATCCCTACGGTAAGTTTAGCCATAAGATCAAAAGCAATAGCGAGGGTTACGTGATCAATATTAATGAATCCCCGATCGTATATCAGGGTGATGCGATCTTTCATATATCCATGCAATCAAAAGTGCTTTTTGATGAAGAAGTCTGA
- the rimK gene encoding 30S ribosomal protein S6--L-glutamate ligase: protein MKIRILSRNPRLYSTSRLVEAAKKRNHEVEVIDPTKCDLVIEKKKPSIYYKNHFLDDTDAVIPRIGASVTFYGTAVVRQFEMMGTFTTTESQALVRSRDKLRSLQILSRARLGLPKTVFTNYSKDVTEILEHVGGAPVIIKLLEGTQGLGVVLAETQNAAESVIEAFNGLQARVIVQEFIKEAGGADIRAFVVDGQVVGAMKRQGKEGEFRSNLHRGGSASIIQLTDEEENAAIKAAKAMALGVAGVDMLQSSRGPLILEVNSSPGLEGIEAATGKDIAKTIIRYIERNV, encoded by the coding sequence ATGAAAATTAGAATATTATCCAGAAATCCCCGACTCTATTCTACAAGCCGACTGGTGGAAGCCGCTAAAAAGCGCAACCACGAAGTAGAAGTGATCGATCCTACAAAGTGTGACCTGGTTATTGAAAAGAAGAAACCAAGTATTTACTACAAAAACCATTTTCTGGATGATACTGATGCGGTAATTCCAAGAATTGGAGCTTCGGTAACTTTTTACGGTACCGCCGTAGTAAGACAATTCGAAATGATGGGAACTTTTACCACGACCGAATCACAGGCGTTGGTAAGAAGCAGGGACAAATTGAGAAGCTTACAGATATTATCGAGAGCAAGACTTGGTTTGCCTAAAACTGTATTCACCAACTATTCGAAAGATGTTACTGAAATCCTGGAACATGTTGGTGGTGCCCCGGTAATCATTAAATTACTGGAAGGAACTCAGGGATTAGGAGTGGTTCTGGCTGAAACTCAAAATGCTGCAGAATCTGTAATTGAAGCCTTTAACGGTCTACAGGCAAGAGTAATCGTGCAGGAATTTATTAAGGAAGCTGGCGGAGCAGATATTCGGGCTTTTGTAGTAGATGGACAGGTTGTAGGTGCGATGAAAAGACAGGGGAAAGAAGGTGAGTTTAGATCTAATCTTCACCGTGGAGGATCAGCATCCATTATTCAGCTGACAGATGAAGAGGAAAATGCAGCGATCAAGGCAGCAAAAGCGATGGCTCTTGGTGTAGCCGGTGTGGATATGCTGCAAAGTAGTCGTGGCCCTCTTATTCTTGAAGTAAACAGCTCTCCTGGTCTGGAAGGAATTGAAGCAGCTACCGGAAAGGATATCGCCAAAACGATCATTAGATATATTGAACGAAACGTCTAA
- a CDS encoding RimK/LysX family protein gives MEKIVIGRFDKADFPALHLNDIAIKIDTGAYSSSIHCENIKEVDDELHCTFLDAEHPLYNGKAFIFKDYDIVFVRSSNGIIQKRYLVRTNIKLFGKVFKISLSLSDRQEMRYPVLIGRKFLTKKFIVDTELIDVSFNLK, from the coding sequence ATGGAGAAGATTGTGATCGGAAGATTTGACAAGGCAGATTTTCCTGCTTTACACCTCAACGACATCGCCATTAAAATTGATACAGGAGCCTATAGTTCCTCGATACATTGCGAGAATATCAAAGAAGTTGATGATGAACTGCATTGTACCTTTCTGGATGCTGAGCATCCTTTATATAATGGCAAAGCTTTTATTTTTAAAGATTACGACATTGTATTTGTAAGAAGTAGTAACGGGATCATCCAGAAACGATATCTGGTGCGTACCAATATTAAGCTCTTCGGAAAAGTATTTAAAATATCCTTATCGCTTTCAGACAGACAGGAAATGCGATATCCGGTATTAATTGGAAGAAAGTTTTTAACCAAAAAATTTATAGTGGACACCGAACTTATCGATGTCTCGTTTAACCTGAAGTAG